Proteins from a genomic interval of Papaver somniferum cultivar HN1 chromosome 4, ASM357369v1, whole genome shotgun sequence:
- the LOC113275467 gene encoding uncharacterized protein LOC113275467: protein MASLSLKTVGPSPSSSSAFSGANKGSSTTRSKRLTLVRNNHFQVRNERITEQQPKSHKVESVSRRDAMLSAGAMGLGGITLFSADTAEAHIVNPDIKRKFFETCKMLMEKAGLSKPKSEDKKTDKEKAKPPSAEHKHNSPASKPPTTLPKEKTPEATKKETPPPLVHQSSSQATLIVVETTAVPK from the exons atggcTTCTTTGTCTTTGAAAACAGTTGGtccatctccatcttcttcttcagcattTTCAGGAGCTAATAAAGGATCATCAACAACAAGAAGCAAACGTCTAACTTTAGTTAGAAATAATCACTTTCAG GTAAGAAATGAAAGGATTACAGAGCAACAGCCAAAAAGCCACAAAGTGGAGAGTGTATCACGCAGGGATGCAATGCTGAGTGCCGGGGCTATGGGACTGGGTGGAATCACCCTATTCTCAGCTGACACTGCCGAAGCTCATATTGTCAATCCCGACATCAAGCGTAAGTTCTTTGAAACGTGCAAGATGCTTATGGAAAAGGCTGGATTATCGAAGCCGAAGTCTGAGGACAAGAAAACTGATAAGGAGAAAGCAAAACCACCATCTGCAGAGCATAAACACAACTCACCAGCATCAAAACCACCAACAACCTTACCAAAGGAGAAAACACCCGAAGCAACAAAGAAAGAAACACCACCACCACTTGTTCATCAAAGCAGCAGCCAAGCAACACTCATAGTAGTAGAAACAACAGCAGTTCCAAAATGA
- the LOC113275466 gene encoding uncharacterized protein LOC113275466 — MNSLSVSSKPLIFSLINLIFIIFYVNPITARHSIPFRSKNLYPESIVWDQSAQHFLISSLTYPKISSVSDAGVVETFIHDTDLPANCTINGITIDKINRRLLAVVHAIDEEQPHFDALAAYDLRSRQRLFLSPLTDDDVNADNPIRPIANDVAVDFKGNAYVTNSAGNFIWKVNDKGESSILSRSNTFKKHHVEADKLWSFCGLNGVAYVNKGYLLVVQSNTGKMFKVDEDTGKARLVLLNKNLTAADGIAVRDNGDVVVVSHHTAWLLKSDDSWGEGVVYDEIALDVKKFASAVAVRNDNKRVYALYGNVNEPLMEGSNVEREEYEIEEMEWGKESQEEKIWIYVLVGFGFAYFMFWRFQMRDLAKNMNKKTA; from the coding sequence ATGAATTCTCTCTCAGTTTCATCGAAACCTCTAATATTCTCTCTAATCAATCTCATCTTCATAATCTTCTATGTGAATCCAATCACAGCTCGCCATAGCATACCTTTCAGATCAAAAAATCTCTACCCAGAAAGTATAGTTTGGGATCAATCTGCACAACATTTCTTAATCAGTTCTTTAACCTATCCCAAAATCAGCTCCGTCTCAGATGCTGGTGTTGTCGAAACTTTCATTCACGATACTGATCTTCCTGCTAATTGTACAATTAACGGTATCACCATTGACAAGATTAATCGTCGTCTTCTCGCTGTTGTTCATGCCATCGATGAAGAACAACCCCATTTTGATGCCCTAGCTGCTTACGATCTTCGGTCTCGTCAACGTCTCTTCCTCTCTCCATTGACTGACGATGATGTCAACGCCGATAATCCAATCCGTCCAATTGCTAACGACGTTGCCGTTGATTTCAAGGGGAACGCTTATGTAACCAACTCAGCTGGTAATTTCATCTGGAAAGTCAATGACAAAGGAGAATCGTCGATTTTGTCCAGATCTAATACGTTTAAGAAGCACCACGTGGAAGCCGATAAGCTGTGGAGCTTCTGCGGGCTTAACGGGGTTGCTTACGTCAACAAAGGTTACTTGCTGGTGGTACAGTCGAATACCGGGAAGATGTTTAAAGTCGACGAGGATACCGGAAAAGCGAGGTTGGTGTTGTTGAATAAGAATTTAACGGCGGCAGATGGAATTGCTGTTAGAGATAACGGAGATGTGGTGGTGGTTTCACATCACACAGCTTGGTTATTGAAGAGTGATGATAGTTGGGGTGAAGGTGTTGTGTATGATGAAATTGCACTTGATGTTAAGAAATTTGCATCTGCAGTTGCTGTGCGAAACGATAATAAAAGGGTTTATGCGTTGTATGGGAATGTGAATGAGCCTTTGATGGAAGGGAGTAATGTGGAAAGGGAGGAATATGAGATTGAAGAAATGGAATGGGGAAAAGAGAGTCAAGAAGAGAAGATTTGGATTtatgttttggttggttttggattTGCTTACTTCATGTTTTGGAGGTTTCAAATGCGTGATCTTGCCAAGAATATGAACAAGAAGACTGCCTAG